A stretch of Dietzia lutea DNA encodes these proteins:
- a CDS encoding fasciclin domain-containing protein — MGITISRRVASITAAAAVSGLVLAGCASDEGSDTENTAEGTSSSMMTTSSASETSAMESDPAGMLVGAGCADYAEANPEGPGSVEGMAMEPVATAASNNPMLTTLTSAISGGVNPEVDLVDTLNNGEYTVFAPVDDAFAQIDEATMQALQTDADMLTSILTYHVVEGQATPDQVAGEHTTLNGAQLEVTGSGDELMVNGAGVVCGGVQTENATVYLVDEVLMPEE, encoded by the coding sequence ATGGGCATCACGATCTCCCGGCGCGTCGCGTCGATCACCGCGGCCGCCGCGGTCTCCGGACTCGTCCTCGCCGGCTGCGCGAGCGATGAGGGAAGCGATACCGAGAACACCGCCGAGGGCACCTCCTCCTCGATGATGACCACTTCGTCCGCGAGCGAGACCTCCGCGATGGAGTCTGACCCGGCCGGCATGCTCGTCGGCGCGGGCTGCGCAGACTACGCCGAGGCCAACCCCGAGGGGCCGGGCTCGGTCGAGGGCATGGCGATGGAGCCGGTCGCCACGGCCGCCTCCAACAACCCCATGCTCACCACTCTCACCTCGGCTATCTCGGGTGGCGTCAATCCGGAGGTCGACCTGGTCGACACCCTGAACAACGGCGAGTACACGGTTTTCGCCCCGGTCGATGACGCGTTCGCGCAGATCGACGAGGCCACCATGCAGGCGCTGCAGACCGACGCCGACATGCTCACCAGCATCCTGACCTACCACGTCGTCGAGGGTCAGGCCACGCCCGACCAGGTCGCCGGCGAGCACACCACCCTCAACGGTGCGCAGCTCGAGGTCACCGGCTCCGGTGACGAGCTCATGGTCAACGGCGCGGGCGTCGTCTGCGGCGGCGTCCAGACCGAGAACGCCACCGTCTACCTCGTCGACGAGGTGCTCATGCCCGAGGAGTGA